One region of Bacillus thuringiensis genomic DNA includes:
- a CDS encoding lysozyme family protein: protein MIRKNTSDKSNSNFRQQESAMKELDKNVETAEQRNISQAKNAIESPQQETDSGKLQKESFKQSQHSNQEFQQQESLVQVVDRKYETAEQKQFSQTTNTIESPQQDTGHGKLQKESFKQFQHSNQEFQQQESSVQVVDRKYETAEQKQFSQTTSTIESSQQDTGQEKLQKESFKQFQHSNQEFQQQESSIQVVDRKYETAEQRQYSQTTNTIESPQQDTGQEKLQKQSSKLFQHTNQEFQQPESTAKVLNKTFETAEQKQFSQTTSTIESPQQDTGQEKLQKQSSKLFQHTNQEFQQPESTAKVLNKTFETAEQKQFSQTTSTIESPQQDTGQEKLQKQSSKLFQHTNQEFQQQGSSVQAVDRKFETAEQKQFSQTTSIIESPQQETEHGKLQKQSSKLSQHINQEFQQPESTAKVLNKTFETAEQKQFSQATSTIEGPQQETGHGKLQKQSSKLSQHINQEFQQPESTAKVLNKTFETAEQKQFSQATSTIEGPQQETGHGKLQKQSSKLSQHINQEFQQPESTAKVLNKKQETAEQKQVLQTINVTESPPEKRQGKLQTQSSKVLQHSNQEFQQQESTVQRVDRHSKASKQKQFSQTTSALQSPQETGQEKLQKQSSKQSQHINQKIRQQDLIKEVQKPKAVKTSQQKQLEQTEKSLLKESEKKFKKLLTDNPKVQKGIHFIGKLGKDSLIATKAEVKNSLIEAKNTLKYGTKTLAGATKNSVKGGIKKYQKALEQGDDGVKVASQGVTKGYRLTRKGFRLAKKGVRKLRKKRQEKLYIKTLDKGKIESLKKLKKLEKKPSVKKLTKATVKKLTKVTTNVAGSSALKYQEQLEKGDEGVKLASQSATKIARATKKLAKNRIKANAKLGKMGKQQSKLIPFPKDTKLKVESKTILKKKAIKKKMYYSPLRDKNKARALTSIATNVKDQVANLLKSLGKFNLQNVKKLIGTKVAAIAGGAFTGAFPIIIVGIICLLIAGMLGAGSKSQEQISGNIGASKNLSPEVEKWRALVEKEATAQGMQDYVNLLLAIIQIESGGTGTRDIMQSSESAGYGRPNVFQTEEESVRQGVKHLKDCLLALKAFNMGYENNVKALAQAYNYGNYFATWLGKRGGEYSLEVAEEYSRTVVAPSLGNTTGITTPYVNETSVRVGKPYRYVDGGNFHYGELISEYIGGPGANISGDFKTVLAEIEKFQGWPYVWGGKNPTQGFDCSGLTSWGLKQIGIDLPSYALTQYELTVPINPSEAQPGDLIFFKGTYDGPDHISHVGFYIDENTMYDSQNAGIGYHNWKTPYWQQHFAGIHRVKR from the coding sequence TTGATTAGAAAAAACACATCTGATAAATCAAATAGCAATTTTCGGCAACAAGAGAGTGCTATGAAGGAATTAGATAAAAATGTTGAGACAGCAGAGCAGAGAAACATCTCACAAGCTAAAAATGCCATTGAGAGCCCGCAACAAGAAACAGATTCAGGGAAGTTACAAAAAGAATCATTTAAACAATCACAGCATAGCAACCAAGAGTTTCAACAACAAGAAAGTTTGGTACAAGTAGTGGATAGGAAATACGAAACAGCTGAGCAAAAACAGTTTTCACAAACTACTAATACTATAGAAAGCCCACAACAGGATACTGGGCACGGAAAATTGCAAAAAGAATCGTTTAAACAATTTCAGCACAGTAACCAAGAATTTCAACAACAAGAAAGTTCGGTACAGGTAGTGGATAGGAAATACGAAACAGCTGAGCAAAAACAGTTTTCACAAACTACTAGTACTATAGAAAGCTCACAACAGGATACTGGGCAAGAAAAATTGCAAAAAGAATCATTTAAACAATTTCAGCATAGCAACCAAGAGTTTCAACAACAAGAAAGTTCAATACAGGTAGTAGATAGGAAATACGAAACAGCTGAGCAAAGACAGTATTCGCAAACTACTAATACTATAGAAAGCCCGCAGCAGGATACTGGGCAAGAAAAATTACAAAAACAATCTTCTAAGTTATTTCAACATACCAACCAAGAATTCCAGCAACCAGAGAGTACCGCAAAGGTACTAAATAAGACGTTTGAAACAGCTGAACAAAAACAATTTTCGCAAACTACTAGTACTATAGAAAGTCCTCAACAGGATACTGGGCAAGAAAAGTTACAAAAACAATCTTCTAAGTTATTTCAACACACTAACCAAGAATTTCAGCAACCAGAGAGTACCGCAAAGGTACTAAATAAGACGTTTGAAACAGCTGAACAAAAACAATTTTCGCAAACTACTAGTACTATAGAAAGTCCTCAACAGGATACTGGGCAAGAAAAGTTACAAAAACAATCTTCTAAGTTATTTCAACACACTAACCAAGAATTTCAACAACAAGGAAGTTCGGTACAGGCAGTAGATCGGAAATTTGAAACAGCTGAGCAAAAACAGTTTTCACAGACTACAAGTATTATAGAAAGTCCACAACAAGAGACCGAGCACGGGAAGTTACAAAAACAATCTTCCAAGCTATCTCAACACATCAACCAAGAATTTCAGCAACCAGAAAGTACCGCAAAGGTACTAAATAAGACATTTGAAACAGCTGAGCAAAAACAGTTTTCACAAGCTACTAGTACTATAGAAGGTCCACAACAAGAGACAGGACACGGGAAGTTACAAAAACAATCTTCCAAGCTGTCTCAACACATCAACCAAGAATTTCAGCAACCAGAAAGTACCGCAAAGGTACTAAATAAGACATTTGAAACAGCTGAGCAAAAACAGTTTTCACAAGCTACTAGTACTATAGAAGGTCCGCAACAAGAGACAGGACACGGAAAGCTACAAAAACAATCTTCCAAGCTGTCTCAACACATCAACCAAGAATTCCAGCAACCAGAAAGTACCGCAAAGGTACTAAATAAGAAACAGGAAACAGCCGAGCAAAAACAAGTTTTACAAACTATAAATGTTACTGAGAGCCCACCAGAAAAAAGGCAAGGAAAGTTGCAAACGCAATCTTCTAAAGTATTGCAACACAGCAACCAAGAATTTCAACAACAAGAAAGTACGGTACAGAGGGTAGATAGGCACTCTAAAGCATCTAAACAGAAACAATTTTCACAGACTACAAGTGCTCTCCAAAGCCCACAAGAAACAGGGCAAGAGAAATTACAAAAGCAATCTTCTAAACAGTCTCAACATATTAATCAAAAGATTCGACAACAAGATCTAATCAAAGAAGTTCAGAAACCAAAGGCAGTAAAAACATCTCAACAAAAGCAATTAGAGCAAACTGAAAAATCACTTTTAAAAGAAAGCGAAAAAAAGTTCAAAAAATTATTAACTGATAATCCAAAAGTTCAAAAGGGAATACATTTTATTGGAAAACTCGGTAAAGATTCCTTGATTGCTACAAAGGCTGAAGTTAAAAATTCTTTAATAGAGGCCAAAAACACCTTGAAATATGGTACTAAAACTCTTGCAGGTGCTACAAAAAACTCTGTAAAAGGTGGTATTAAAAAGTATCAAAAAGCATTAGAACAAGGTGATGATGGCGTTAAGGTAGCCAGTCAAGGGGTTACTAAAGGTTATAGATTAACCAGGAAAGGGTTTAGATTAGCCAAAAAGGGTGTTCGAAAATTAAGGAAAAAAAGGCAAGAAAAACTTTATATAAAAACACTTGATAAAGGGAAAATTGAAAGCCTCAAAAAATTAAAAAAGCTAGAGAAAAAGCCTAGCGTAAAAAAACTAACGAAAGCAACAGTAAAAAAGTTAACGAAAGTAACAACAAATGTAGCAGGAAGTAGCGCTTTAAAGTATCAAGAACAACTAGAAAAAGGTGACGAGGGCGTAAAATTAGCGAGTCAAAGTGCCACGAAAATTGCTAGAGCTACAAAAAAGCTCGCTAAAAATAGAATTAAAGCAAATGCGAAATTAGGGAAAATGGGTAAGCAACAAAGCAAGCTAATACCTTTCCCTAAAGATACAAAGCTCAAAGTAGAGTCTAAGACTATCCTAAAGAAAAAGGCTATTAAAAAGAAAATGTACTACTCTCCACTTCGAGACAAGAATAAGGCAAGAGCCCTTACGAGTATTGCAACTAACGTTAAGGATCAAGTTGCTAATTTACTCAAAAGTTTAGGGAAATTTAATCTTCAAAACGTCAAAAAGCTAATAGGAACTAAGGTTGCAGCAATAGCTGGCGGTGCATTTACTGGTGCTTTCCCAATAATAATTGTTGGAATCATCTGTTTATTAATTGCAGGTATGTTGGGTGCCGGATCAAAGTCACAAGAACAAATCAGTGGAAACATTGGTGCTTCAAAAAACTTATCTCCTGAAGTTGAAAAATGGCGAGCATTAGTTGAAAAAGAAGCCACTGCACAAGGCATGCAAGATTATGTCAATTTACTTTTAGCTATAATACAGATCGAGAGCGGAGGAACAGGTACTCGCGACATTATGCAGTCTTCCGAGTCTGCTGGTTATGGTAGACCAAATGTATTTCAGACAGAGGAAGAGTCCGTTCGACAAGGTGTAAAGCATTTAAAAGATTGTTTGCTAGCCCTAAAAGCTTTTAACATGGGTTATGAAAATAATGTTAAGGCATTAGCACAAGCCTACAACTATGGTAATTATTTCGCAACATGGCTTGGTAAAAGAGGGGGAGAATATTCCCTTGAGGTAGCTGAAGAATACTCACGAACTGTAGTAGCCCCAAGTTTAGGAAATACTACTGGGATTACTACACCTTACGTCAACGAAACATCGGTTCGAGTAGGTAAACCCTATAGATATGTTGATGGAGGAAACTTCCATTATGGTGAGTTAATTAGTGAGTACATTGGGGGTCCTGGTGCAAATATTTCAGGAGATTTCAAAACAGTATTAGCAGAAATTGAGAAGTTTCAAGGATGGCCGTATGTATGGGGCGGTAAAAATCCAACTCAAGGATTTGATTGCAGTGGGCTCACATCTTGGGGCTTAAAGCAAATTGGAATTGATTTACCATCATACGCACTGACTCAATATGAGTTAACTGTACCAATTAATCCAAGTGAAGCACAACCAGGTGACTTAATCTTCTTTAAGGGCACTTATGATGGTCCAGATCATATTTCTCACGTTGGGTTTTACATTGACGAAAACACTATGTATGACAGTCAAAATGCTGGGATTGGTTATCACAACTGGAAAACCCCATACTGGCAACAACATTTCGCTGGAATCCACAGGGTTAAAAGATAA
- a CDS encoding YjcZ family sporulation protein: MGYGGSCGEGCGFAGGFALLVVLFILLIIIGCSCFC; this comes from the coding sequence ATGGGATATGGTGGTAGTTGCGGCGAAGGCTGCGGTTTTGCCGGAGGATTCGCTTTACTCGTTGTACTCTTTATACTATTAATTATTATCGGATGCAGTTGCTTCTGCTAA
- a CDS encoding CD1107 family mobile element protein — MFKLTRRLFFTTLLMGSLSFGSVSNLTYAEENKSETQKVTENKSVGEPPSGPDVKGEKKEQEVEAQTPASVNGKKVDGTGTVTDFTTSGSKAFYTITDKDSNVFYLIVDLDKTQNNVYFLSDVKKTTLDGTANASKDGTSAKPNVPNQKQAEAEKTNTQSATEKPKEESNNNSFLLIVLLIAVVGVTLYYFLVMKKKKNQTKTNEDEEVMEDDYYEDNFEDERKKNNKED, encoded by the coding sequence ATGTTCAAACTTACTAGACGATTGTTTTTCACAACATTATTAATGGGTTCACTGTCATTCGGTAGTGTTTCCAATTTAACATACGCAGAAGAAAATAAATCTGAAACACAAAAGGTAACAGAAAATAAATCCGTAGGAGAGCCACCTTCTGGACCAGATGTTAAGGGTGAAAAGAAAGAACAAGAAGTCGAAGCTCAAACACCTGCAAGTGTTAACGGAAAAAAAGTTGATGGTACAGGGACAGTTACAGACTTTACAACAAGCGGTTCTAAAGCATTTTATACAATCACCGATAAAGATAGTAATGTATTTTACTTAATTGTGGATTTAGATAAAACCCAAAATAATGTCTATTTTTTATCAGATGTTAAAAAGACAACACTAGATGGTACTGCAAATGCTAGTAAAGATGGTACAAGCGCTAAACCGAATGTACCAAATCAGAAACAAGCAGAAGCTGAGAAAACAAATACTCAATCTGCAACAGAAAAACCGAAAGAAGAAAGTAACAACAATTCGTTTCTTCTAATTGTATTATTGATTGCTGTGGTTGGGGTTACTTTATATTACTTCTTAGTTATGAAAAAGAAAAAGAATCAAACCAAAACAAATGAAGATGAAGAAGTAATGGAAGATGATTACTATGAAGATAATTTTGAAGATGAAAGAAAGAAAAATAATAAGGAAGATTAG
- a CDS encoding ArsR/SmtB family transcription factor, producing the protein MDFSFYTESIKVLGLLGNSTRLSIVCKLVTYGSLSVSDLSKQTKITEDLIVQHLRKLTSGNIVISERIGKRLHFKINDNKTIEIIKVLGLLS; encoded by the coding sequence ATGGATTTTAGCTTCTATACAGAAAGTATAAAAGTTTTGGGGTTATTAGGGAATTCTACTCGATTATCAATTGTTTGTAAATTGGTTACATATGGATCGTTGTCAGTTTCTGATTTAAGTAAGCAAACAAAAATTACAGAAGATTTGATTGTACAACATTTGCGTAAATTGACCTCTGGAAATATTGTAATTAGTGAACGTATAGGGAAAAGGCTTCATTTTAAAATAAATGATAATAAAACAATTGAGATTATTAAGGTATTAGGGTTATTAAGTTAA
- a CDS encoding InlB B-repeat-containing protein, with translation MWEKSKRVLVSSVLSLSLIGNTTVLATVNNPTQTKENENIARNYLKVSYEGKVLFHELIPSKTMIQVLNENNDVVESTVLTSDKDMNLEKPKVSNGKMLSYWSIEMKDGKLLIKPVSTTKEEFSVKFYVKDVGGNLLENHAQIKEVVKSVTKNTKIKDVLPDINPSTNYKFTGWFEAVDKGDGKKVEEKLQDIDNKKITDSNGEYYAKFFSDFNNNGIDDKTEEITVNFVTNIEEQIAPVKLNIGQKIKAPKLSNKDKIFIGWYTNAELTNKFSNDNLKDSITLYAKWENAEKVITESEKKPITDKDVSDQVEKILNERFKELQEAQTNTEKPNETTTEVPNKETTGTTEKPNDSKGTATNSNQKSDANNAKTNNGNVIPPTNNPWGGSMQNDTKLKDYLTSNSSNNNKVGVYTEKKYVFKNKNIGEKYMVKFLDASGAFVSSLTLPYGRTIKILDENENSHEEYAVRQDTTINLDTERYINKGSTFLGLDTRTVQVNATEITEIYPTTAKNNSNSFLYKKDEKNNQKKDSNNQNIIITLITVAVICIILGTFLFFKKRKKKEKNQEQNINM, from the coding sequence ATGTGGGAAAAGTCAAAGCGGGTTTTAGTAAGTAGTGTTCTATCACTTTCTCTAATAGGTAACACAACAGTCCTTGCTACTGTAAATAATCCTACACAAACAAAAGAAAATGAAAATATTGCTCGGAATTATTTGAAAGTGAGCTATGAAGGTAAAGTTTTATTCCATGAACTAATACCATCCAAAACGATGATCCAAGTGCTAAATGAAAATAATGATGTAGTTGAAAGTACGGTATTAACTAGTGATAAAGACATGAACCTTGAAAAACCGAAGGTTAGTAATGGGAAAATGTTAAGTTACTGGTCAATTGAAATGAAAGATGGAAAATTACTTATTAAACCAGTCTCAACAACTAAAGAGGAATTTTCAGTGAAATTCTATGTTAAAGATGTAGGTGGAAATTTATTAGAAAATCATGCGCAAATAAAAGAAGTAGTGAAAAGTGTTACTAAAAATACAAAAATAAAAGATGTTTTACCAGATATAAATCCAAGCACAAATTATAAATTTACAGGGTGGTTTGAAGCAGTAGATAAAGGTGATGGAAAAAAGGTAGAAGAAAAACTACAAGATATTGATAATAAAAAAATTACCGATTCTAATGGTGAATATTACGCTAAATTCTTCTCTGATTTTAATAACAATGGGATTGACGATAAAACAGAAGAAATTACGGTGAATTTTGTAACAAATATAGAAGAACAAATTGCACCTGTAAAATTAAATATCGGTCAAAAAATTAAAGCGCCTAAACTGTCTAATAAAGACAAGATTTTCATCGGTTGGTATACAAATGCTGAGTTAACAAATAAATTTAGCAATGACAACTTAAAAGATTCCATTACTCTTTATGCAAAATGGGAAAACGCTGAAAAAGTAATCACTGAATCTGAGAAAAAACCAATTACAGATAAAGATGTTTCAGATCAGGTTGAAAAGATTTTAAATGAACGTTTTAAAGAATTACAAGAAGCCCAAACCAACACAGAAAAACCTAACGAAACTACAACCGAGGTACCAAATAAAGAAACAACGGGAACAACAGAGAAACCTAACGACAGCAAAGGTACAGCCACAAATAGCAATCAAAAATCGGATGCAAACAATGCAAAAACTAATAATGGTAATGTTATTCCCCCTACAAATAATCCATGGGGAGGTTCGATGCAAAACGATACTAAGTTAAAAGATTATTTAACTTCAAACAGTTCAAATAATAATAAAGTTGGCGTATACACTGAAAAAAAATACGTGTTTAAAAATAAAAATATTGGCGAGAAATACATGGTCAAATTTTTAGATGCAAGTGGCGCATTTGTTTCTAGCCTAACGCTACCTTATGGAAGAACAATTAAAATATTAGATGAAAACGAAAATTCTCATGAAGAATATGCGGTTCGACAAGATACCACAATTAACCTGGATACAGAAAGATACATTAATAAAGGTTCAACATTTTTGGGACTGGATACACGAACCGTACAAGTGAATGCAACAGAAATAACAGAAATATATCCAACTACCGCAAAGAACAACTCAAACAGTTTTTTATACAAAAAAGATGAAAAAAATAACCAAAAGAAAGATTCAAACAATCAAAATATAATAATCACATTAATTACAGTTGCGGTGATCTGTATCATATTAGGAACATTTTTATTCTTCAAAAAGAGAAAAAAGAAAGAGAAGAATCAAGAACAAAACATTAATATGTAA
- a CDS encoding DUF4352 domain-containing protein — translation MGKIFKFGCLGIIALFVIGIIAMVAGGGDSTEKTSTDSKAVSKEGVSSDVKIAVGSMETVDSVGNEYTKEQAQGVFKILEVTLTNSQKDAITVDANSFKLVDNKGREFTYSTQGQTSFDLANGGKTDFFLKQLNPGLTQTGKIVFDIPKDAEGLFLKASGGMTGKEINLKVE, via the coding sequence GTGGGAAAGATATTTAAGTTTGGATGCCTAGGAATTATAGCTTTATTTGTAATCGGAATAATTGCTATGGTTGCTGGTGGTGGAGATTCAACAGAAAAAACTTCAACAGACAGTAAAGCAGTATCAAAAGAAGGTGTATCTTCTGATGTAAAAATCGCTGTAGGATCTATGGAAACAGTAGATTCTGTGGGTAATGAATATACAAAAGAACAAGCACAAGGTGTCTTTAAAATTTTAGAAGTTACACTTACTAATAGCCAAAAAGATGCTATCACTGTTGATGCTAATAGTTTTAAGTTGGTAGATAACAAAGGTCGTGAATTCACATATTCAACACAAGGCCAAACATCTTTTGACTTAGCTAATGGTGGGAAAACTGACTTCTTCTTAAAACAATTGAATCCTGGTCTAACACAGACAGGTAAAATTGTATTTGATATACCAAAAGATGCTGAAGGACTTTTCCTAAAGGCTAGTGGCGGTATGACAGGTAAAGAAATTAATTTAAAAGTAGAATAG
- a CDS encoding VirD4-like conjugal transfer protein, CD1115 family has protein sequence MEKIKENKAYIILGVILFILLNYLFYYFRVTFEGNTLAAFDYLFSEPQYLLYAFPLSFDVIDLFVPMFTVVFAVYVVIDKKNNKKKYKKGAEHGSAQWGSVQKDLKNMYDENDQYNNIIFSKNTKLRLDDKDAPFDVRRNKNVTVIGGSGSGKTRFIVKPNMLQMNASFVVTDPKGTIVNELGMALKNVGKYKIKIFNTINFSKSMRYNPLKYVYNEQDILKLVNTIMANTEGEGSKKGEDFWVKAERLLYQAYLSLIVSKFPKDEQHLGTLIDLISYSTVKEDDEDYKNPIDYLFEELEKEDNTHFAVKQYKLYKNAAGKTAKSILISCGARLAPLNIPALRDLISKDELNLDTLGDQGRKTALFVIVPDTDSTFNFIVSIMYSQLFNMLCTIADEKHRGSLPTHVRFILDEFANIGLIPNFEKLIATIRSRNISATIILQTLSQLKPIYKDSADTIIGNCDTSIFLGGKEKSTIKSLSEELGKETINDYNESKTLSNNDSFGQNYSKLGRELMTQDELLTMERDTCIVQIIGKRPFKDKKYDLHQHPRYKFHSDGKKYWFDIDKYLEALKNPKNQQKRNIPSNQTDQPEELKLTITTTKGSLEI, from the coding sequence ATGGAAAAAATCAAGGAAAATAAAGCTTATATTATTCTTGGTGTAATTTTGTTTATTCTATTAAATTACCTTTTTTATTACTTTAGGGTAACTTTTGAAGGTAATACACTTGCTGCATTTGATTATTTGTTTTCAGAACCGCAATATCTCTTATACGCTTTTCCTTTGTCTTTTGACGTTATTGACTTGTTCGTCCCAATGTTTACAGTAGTATTTGCTGTATACGTTGTGATCGACAAGAAAAATAATAAAAAGAAATATAAAAAAGGTGCTGAACATGGTTCAGCGCAATGGGGTAGTGTTCAAAAAGATTTGAAAAATATGTATGACGAAAATGACCAATATAATAACATTATATTTTCAAAGAATACAAAGCTTAGATTAGATGATAAAGATGCTCCCTTTGATGTACGACGTAATAAAAATGTGACAGTAATTGGTGGGTCTGGTAGTGGTAAAACACGATTCATAGTTAAACCAAATATGCTACAGATGAATGCTAGTTTTGTAGTTACAGATCCAAAAGGGACGATTGTTAATGAACTAGGTATGGCATTAAAAAATGTAGGAAAATATAAAATTAAAATATTTAATACCATAAACTTTTCAAAAAGTATGCGATACAATCCATTAAAGTATGTGTACAACGAACAAGATATTTTAAAACTTGTTAATACTATAATGGCGAACACAGAAGGAGAAGGTTCAAAAAAAGGGGAAGATTTTTGGGTAAAGGCGGAAAGACTACTATATCAGGCGTATTTAAGTTTAATCGTTTCAAAATTCCCTAAAGACGAACAACATTTAGGAACATTAATTGATTTAATTTCATATTCAACGGTAAAAGAAGATGATGAGGACTATAAAAATCCTATAGATTATCTTTTTGAAGAATTAGAAAAAGAGGATAATACTCACTTTGCTGTAAAGCAATATAAATTATATAAAAACGCTGCTGGTAAAACAGCAAAAAGTATTTTAATCTCTTGCGGTGCAAGGTTAGCTCCATTAAATATCCCTGCACTTCGTGATTTAATCTCAAAAGATGAATTAAACCTCGATACACTTGGAGATCAAGGGCGTAAAACAGCATTATTCGTTATTGTACCTGATACAGATTCTACTTTTAATTTTATTGTATCTATAATGTATTCACAGCTGTTTAACATGCTTTGTACAATTGCAGATGAAAAACACAGAGGTTCATTACCAACTCATGTACGATTTATACTAGATGAATTCGCTAACATTGGATTGATTCCAAACTTTGAAAAATTAATTGCAACAATCCGTTCACGTAACATTTCAGCAACCATTATTTTACAAACGCTCTCACAGCTGAAACCAATTTATAAAGACAGTGCTGATACAATTATTGGTAACTGTGATACGTCTATTTTCTTAGGTGGAAAAGAAAAGTCAACAATTAAATCTTTAAGTGAAGAACTTGGAAAAGAAACAATCAATGACTATAACGAAAGTAAAACACTCTCCAACAATGATAGTTTTGGGCAAAATTACTCAAAATTAGGTAGAGAATTAATGACACAAGACGAGCTGTTAACAATGGAACGTGATACCTGTATTGTCCAAATAATCGGTAAAAGACCATTTAAAGATAAAAAGTATGATTTACATCAGCATCCACGATACAAATTCCACTCGGATGGAAAAAAATATTGGTTTGATATTGATAAGTATTTAGAAGCTCTTAAAAATCCAAAGAATCAGCAAAAAAGAAACATACCTAGTAATCAAACAGATCAACCAGAAGAACTAAAGCTAACAATTACAACTACCAAAGGTAGCCTCGAAATATAG
- a CDS encoding Maff2 family mobile element protein has translation MQFFNTGVDVLQKLVILIGAGLGVWGVVNLLEGYGNDNPGAKSQGMKQFMSGAGIVLIATLLVPSLKGLFS, from the coding sequence ATGCAATTTTTTAATACTGGTGTAGATGTATTACAAAAATTAGTTATCTTAATTGGTGCAGGTTTAGGTGTATGGGGAGTTGTAAACTTATTAGAAGGTTATGGTAATGATAACCCAGGGGCAAAGTCACAGGGGATGAAACAGTTTATGAGTGGTGCTGGTATTGTTTTAATCGCAACGTTACTTGTTCCTTCATTAAAGGGTTTATTTAGCTAA
- a CDS encoding Maff2 family mobile element protein has translation MQFFNTGVDVLQKLVILIGAGLGVWGVVNLLEGYGNDNPGAKSQGMKQFMSGAGIVLIATLLVPSLKGLFS, from the coding sequence ATGCAATTTTTCAATACTGGTGTAGATGTATTACAAAAATTAGTTATCTTAATCGGTGCAGGTTTAGGTGTATGGGGAGTTGTAAACTTATTAGAAGGTTATGGTAATGATAACCCAGGGGCAAAGTCACAAGGGATGAAACAGTTTATGAGTGGTGCTGGTATTGTTTTAATCGCAACGTTACTCGTTCCTTCATTAAAGGGTTTATTTAGCTAA